The following proteins come from a genomic window of Miscanthus floridulus cultivar M001 chromosome 2, ASM1932011v1, whole genome shotgun sequence:
- the LOC136537943 gene encoding uncharacterized protein: protein MFCSNFLVNIVATEKAEFRISAQPSPSAPVLHKVNRSRQAHAVVLYKYMPNKSLDDPPVLLKLILPFLGDCAVQGGHFLRKLLLDGRRCISIYSSFFRLFLTVNKYSPV, encoded by the exons ATGTTTTGCTCCAATTTTCTGGTAAACATCGTAGCAACAGAGAAAGCTGAGTTCAGGATCTCAGCTCAGCCAAGTCCGTCAGCACCAGTATTGCATAAAGTGAACAG AAGCAGGCAAGCACATGCTGTTGTTCTCTACAAGTACATGCCCAACAAAAGCTTGGATGACCCACCCGTTCTACTAAAGCTCATCCTACCCTTTCTTGGAGATTGTGCCGTACAAG GTGGTCACTTTCTGAGGAAACTTTTGCTGGATGGCAGGAGATGCATCTCGATCTACAGCAGTTTCTTTAG GTTGTTTCTCACGGTGAACAAGTATTCCCCCGTGTGA